In Rhizophagus irregularis chromosome 19, complete sequence, the following are encoded in one genomic region:
- a CDS encoding uncharacterized protein (SECRETED:cutsite_INA-IP; SECRETED:prob_0.8611); SECRETED:SignalP(1-20) — MARDFIFVFILLVTLTIINAIPFHKRTAFFGPCPNVEDTFSVKMDPDPLISPHLTTFTVTGKEVSGRIIGPLASLVVTIGATGPVQTSSAFPVCNATDCPIFSGTEYTTSGTFILNATLPKSYQIVLTMGILNSSSPQMTFLHDQILACALATIET; from the coding sequence ATGGCTcgagattttatttttgtattcatATTATTGGTTACGCTTACCATTATCAATGCCATTCCGTTTCATAAAAGAACGGCTTTCTTTGGACCATGTCCTAACGTAGAAGATACATTCTCTGTAAAAATGGACCCTGATCCACTTATTTCTCCACATCTCACAACTTTTACTGTTACTGGAAAAGAGGTGTCTGGTCGAATTATCGGCCCACTTGCCTCACTTGTTGTTACAATAGGTGCTACAGGTCCAGTACAAACTTCCAGTGCATTTCCTGTTTGTAATGCAACTGATTGTCCAATTTTTTCAGGAACCGAGTATACTACATCAGGCACGTTTATACTAAACGCCACTTTACCTAAATCATATCAAATTGTATTGACTATGGGAATTTTAAATAGTAGTTCACCACAAATGACATTTTTACATGATCAAATCCTCGCTTGCGCATTGGCTACTATTgaaacttaa